The Phlebotomus papatasi isolate M1 chromosome 3, Ppap_2.1, whole genome shotgun sequence genomic sequence atttcaatgattttcggatatgttttgtagttaatccagctgaacatttcgtccttagacacctatcaccggaaaaatcgccatcttgaattattcaaggtcaaaggtcaaccaccctagagggcctaattttcaacggatttggacaaatttggattttttttgaaaggtattgaaattttgaacccgactgcatcggtcataatctaGCCTCttgcaagttgcctgaaatttgaagccactttctcatacttcgatttaaatttatacggGATTTTTTGCACTCACGACCGGttcgctaaatatctaaaaattaaaaagtttttttcgtattataagataccttaccgCGTCGAgagataaatatattaaatttttgtttgactacattttttcctcggagcactgtgagctgagtccgggatcaatttaggaaattggcttcaaatagctatTATAACagcaacatcttgaaattccttttgttttAATTGTCGTGTCAGAATCGTCAGAATTATGGCCATAAACACAAATTTAGCAAAGTTTCTTACGAGTTTTACGAAATTCTAGAAACAAGAAACCCATGTCCATCAAATATGAAAATGATTTACCCCTCAATATCTGATATAAACTCAGCATAAGTGTAAACAAACGAAGCTggttattatgcccaacgcacaataacttctgttttGTACATTTGTTTTCGAAACTGCTTAtcagagtgagcgagatgactagatctagatctcactccctCTCACAGGAAGTTCTGAAAAcgtatttacaaacaaaagttattgtgcgctgggcattattcaTTCAATTTGGCGATTACATGATCGATATCAGAAACTTAGCAATGGCCCCAtttatctcgtacaacatacCATTTCCCTtaaatccgagacactttcttTTCTTCGAAACAGAGATTTGAAGTTATTTACATCTAATATTGACAGTTGAATTTTTGtctctaaataattttgattattgACCAAATAATTTAGATCGGTGGAATTCCGCGTTGTGTCTAGgagcaattaaaaaatttaaggaaaattttctcgTAGGCAGAAacgacaatttttttcaaaggtaatttaaaaaaaaaatttaacctcaaattctaaaatatttttttacgttCTGATTAACCAAACTTTTATGTCGCAATACGTTTTGTTCTGTAAAcacatttttgatattttagagagagagagagagagagagagaaagtctagagatagtcatctcgctcactctcataggtaaTTAAAAAACATGTTGACAAACAAAAGTAACTGTGCCTACACCATGATTTTAATGATTATTACGgcttaaaatatttctatcgAGCTTCTCCTTGTCTTTTACTAGGAAAGAGTCTTCCAGATagcaaatttttgaataaatgacgCACTTCTtcctaattttcttttatcaattTATCGAAAGAACAGCAAATTACTCATTCAGCAAGATAATTCTGGGGCTATACTCTTTATCACAGAGAACACTTAATTAATCATTCAaatacaagattaaaaaattgttgatatttcTTATCACCGTTTTTCCTCAGAACAAAAATAGGAGAAGGTGGGGTAATTTCGAGCATGAATTCGTTTAAGGGTTTAGGTTACCTTGaacattgccgctctgaatatggatagggaagtgaACGTGTATGATAAGATATAAGTTTACGGTCACTTTCCACTAGTTCTTCAACAATACACGCCATgtgaattaataattttgatttttttttagaaatgggaataaatgataaatataatttgaaatactTTTGTGAAGTCATCGAAATCcggaaaaataaatgtttttcttatTTGAGATTAGTTTAAAGATGTGAACCGTgtcatatagaaaaaatatccTATCCCCAtcgaattttggattttctatAGTGTTGACATTAGGAATAGCATATTCTAGAGTTATTCCCGTATTTTGAGTCACtcaaaaactacaaaaaatcactgaatttcTGGTTTTTATTACTAAAATCCATCTTAGGTTATCCAGAGATTTACTTTTCCAACATTTAATCACGATTAACTGTGCAACTAAGAATCaaccttgtaaaaaaaaaacgtcaggGAATGAACTATCCGGGAGTTATTTACGTATTTTGTGTCATTCAAAGCTACactaaaatcatttaatttctcGTTAAAATTACTGAAAACCTATTTTAGATGATCGAAGGAATCACttttctaacatttattgacgATCCACTAAACAAATGAGGCTCCATTCTTGCATAAAGTCCGTCCGGGAGTTATTGGTGTATTTTGATTgcgttaaaactattaaaaaattgacttaatttcgagtaaaaatcactgaagactaCTTGCACATGAATCACAGAACCAAGTTTTACCGTTTTCGAAGCCCTATTTAATAACTTAGGctccattttcgaaataaaatatcggagtccatttgacatttcaaaattaGGTTATTTTTCGTTCTTTTAGCGATTTTAACCATATCTTGGActgttttcactagtttttTATCacttatgttaaaaaattacttgttttaagtaatttgaatgttattttttcacaagaatttaaaaaattagcgaaaaactaagaaaatgtgggagcaTCCCGCTcacacgctcacttccctatacatatattcagagcggcaatgccTTGAATTACAGTAGGCTCTTATTCAATCGAACGaagaattttgttgacaattttcacgtttaaattatgaagcaaatttgctcaaaatcGCTGtagaagggaaagtactctcccttcgaacgttcatgccttcgaataatgtgaattttctttaggttttcccaagacacttacacatttttattaaatattagttagtttattatcaattattgataattatgtgattattaaggtaaagtgccctcgagtcgatcGGTTAATCGACTCAACTAGTGGTCAATATTTGAGTgttttgatggtgaatttctataaaattgtcactgattcgtatttatttatggaataattgacttattgttagatcatacgccaaatattaaagcaaatataagtaaattgaataaataactctaccggtcgaattgaggaaccggtcgacttgaggacactttaccttatgtgcaagtctcttaggaaaagtaaaataaattcacattattcgaaggcatgaacgttcgaaggcagagtacttCAAGGACTACAGTGAAGTTCctcaaatcgtcagttaaatcagcatttgtcgtaacttcttttttgggattttgagatatacagtggaacctcgatggagtcaactaattatttccttAGAAACTctgtgaagtgatcacctgtcaaaattggtAAACGGTTCACTGAAGTGATAGCAAAAGTCTGTAATGTGAAAGAatcactttgaggttatgtatttcACTTGTCAACTTTCCCCTAGTTGcccctattttatcgtgattctttataattgagcgctttttgtggaatttacaatgattttgatgtccAAATCTCaataattcggatgacattttgccccaaattaCTTTTTTGCACCGAATCACTTCACCTTCCTGAaattgccccactttcccctactttagaATTTCTTCCAAATAACCAACTACCTTGTTTACTCTGCTGTATTGATAATGTTTttctcagtaaaaaaaatcgcgaGTTTGTAAACCAATTCACGCGAAGTTCAATCAATTGCGTCCGAAGCACGTTCTTGACCTTTCCGCGGTTGGCGGAGAGGGAGAAAAAGGGAGGGACAGGGAATGTTTTTTAAGGTGTCTTTCTTACCTGTGTTTGCACGGTTCAATCTGCATGGTGGCCTTTTCGTCCACGCACAGAGAGCACGAGTCCTCTTTGACACTGAGCCGCCTCAGTTGGTCCAGGAAGATGTGCCGCGGAAGAACAATCTTGTCGTGTGGACTGAGTTGGGCGAAATCATTGAAATTCTTGACGCCGGAACGCCTTTTGGGCGGATACCGGAATGGCGTGGCGCCAAAATTGAATCGGCACTGTTGGAAGGACATAAATGAGGCTGCTGCAAAGAAGCCCTCCTTGACACTCCTAAACACCTGCTTGAACACCTTACTCTCAACCCCATCCAAACTGAAGACAATCTCCTGATTGTCCAGATCCAGAAGGCATCCCAGTATCGAACCAGCCTTCCACCGGGGGAATTCATGAGGAATTGACTGGGCATTGTACCAGATCAATTGCCTACATCCATCGAATGCCATCGAACGGGGATCATCGCCAATCCCATAACCTTCTCGACTCAGGAATTTGGATTCCTTCGTGGCCCAGCCAATTTGCATGACTCCAGGCGTAATGATGGTCACTTCGTAGTACCAACAGCCTGCGTGCACTTGAAAAGTACACCGGACACTCTCAAAAGAGTAAGCATCGCAACGGGCTTCTAGGCCATCCGGTGAAATCTTGAGATACTCACTGACATCCTTTGTGTTCAGCATGACATTCACCTGTGCCAGGTCAACAGTTTCGTAAGAATAGAGTCTTGTGTCCAGGGTAAAATAATTGTCCAGGCACCATCTGGCACAGAAGCCCACCTGACGCATGAGGAAATCCGTGGAATTGACATGTTTCTCCAGCATCATCAACGGATTATTTCCCAATAATTTCAAACTATGCTTAATCGTTGCCTTATTCTCACTCGTCTGGGCGAGTTTCTCCAGAGCTATCAGCGAAAAGAGCATGACATCGGGATTTGTACCCTCCTCCAGATTCCCCAGCAAATACTTGAGAATATTATCTGAGAGAATGGACACACTATTGGGTCCGGCCAATCTATCAGCCAGACATCCCAAAATAACACAGAAATTCCTATTTCGCCGAGCAAATGTCTTCCCATGTGAAAATTGGGGAATCATCTCGGCTGTCTGGAGCATAGACTCCTTCGTGGGCAAGGGACTGTCATCCAGCAGCAGCAGGATGACATTTGGTCCCATGGGATGCTCAAGGGGCACCACATTTATCAGACTCTTGACCAATTGCAACCATCCCGAAGGTCGTTCGGTGATATCGTGCAGTTGCATCATCGATGCCGGAGGCTCGGGCTCACTGGAAAGAGATCGTCATGTCACAAACACTGACTCAGCGGACTCAGCCCAGGGCGCATAAGAGTCACCACAAGAGTTTGCACAAAATAAAGCAACAAGAGCAGCAAATGCGTTGATTATTGcaaaggggtctgtcatttcaAAGGCTATTGCCCTTGTGAAAGAATTTGTTTCTAAGGTTTCTAATAAAGCTTCATCAAGGACTACAGTGAAGTTCCTCaaatacccagcgagcaccagaTGCTAAGccttttcaaatcagctgaaaaaatatatcgtcggttccgaaaaagactattgtaagtctaaaatgcaacttttcaggagagaagAATTAAAGTTTGAGATACAATATTAAGCTTTTAGAATTTTACTGCAATTAGTTTACCTCTACTTTTTGCATTATATCGTAGAAAAATGTAAGTGCTTCCGCATGAAACATGTTCCACGATTGtagttttagtggaaaatgtaaAGAAATGTCCATTTATTagtgtttttttggaaaatttaacaaagtCTGAAAAATCTGTAATGTATCTCGACTTATGATAATCTAGCGCGGAATTTTTAACAAGCTGCATGTGATAAGTCGACATACAATActataatttggaaaaaatcagAACTCGGTAATTTAAAATGACTTACAatagaaatattattaatattgaatttgatataccgattttttaaaaatataaaagtagagCGTAGTTTCAACAATTTAGTTTAAATCTTGTAGCAGCAATACGAATGATTGATAAATTTCTTGTTAAGTGTGGTTTAAAACCTAGCCCCTCAAGTTTCCTAAAATTTAAGTCATAGTTaacttaaatttatatgggatttttttgtaCTCGTGACCGtaacgctaaatatctaaaaagtgagaagtttttccgtattatgagataccttaccgtatggagggataaatatactaaatttagtttaaacattttttcctcggagcactgtgagtaGATTCCGAGattaatttaggaaattggcttcaaatggCTCTTTATAAAAAGGTCAACTTGCCAGGTGCTTTTAAAACACATATTAAAATATCCCtgagaaaaaagttaaatcAAAAGAAAAGTAAAGTCAACAAAATAGTCAAATATCCAGAAACCTtaatacttttcttttttttttagaaagattgctggagaaaataatttaatgataTTTAATACAAAGAACTTAATTCAAGatacaaatttcatttataaaccccatatataaatttgatttttctatcACGTAAGACTTTTTTATTGCgctcttttccaattttttgaaTTCACAGGTAAAATTGTTATCTactattttttgtgaaattataattattacattgtcaaatttaattaatttttgcatataaatttgcttgaatttttttttaaactttctgACTATTTTGATAATGGCAAATTAACTATTGACTTCGCGTTAAATTTATAACCTCTTGTTTACATGAAATTGTGACTTACAATAGTATTGCCATGCAAATGCTCGGATTTTACTCTATAAAACTCCAAGTTATATTATTATAAGTTATTTTGCAATACGAAACTTATCAAAATTTCCGCGCAGAATTATTGTAAGTCgcaatttttcctgatttttccAATTGTAAAACGAGTTACAAtacctaaaatttctcaattgatttttttttttacagattagTGTATTGTAAGTTATTTTACCATAATTaatgattaaatattttccgGTGAATACAATTGTTACtcattttacaataatattgtTTGGAATAGGTTCGATAAATACTCCGagatatttttggttttttttagtaacttttgcaggaagaaattaatcaacataaaattttgtgaggatgtagatctaaggtttctgcatccaacgATACCctctttttatactactgtaagtagacttacaatagtcttcttcggaaccgacgatatacaGTAgtctctctcaaattcggacatttgggaccgaaatgttaaCCGaagtagagagaaattcgggcatcaaactgtttgaactgcaacgattttttgtttacctgcatactcatattgagtttacatgctcactgctattataaatttcatgaaaacctcttaataatgcaatatCTGATCACAACTAAGggaaaccatggcaaatttgagaatatttgcttcatttgataatcataattaaacttgaaaaatgtcaacaaactttttttcaaattcaactgctgcccgaattatgaagtagcccgatcttaaaagagccgaattagcgagaatctactgtatattttcagCTGAGTTCTGTTAACCTTGAAgtgacactagcgatcgcaCCGGCAATTAGtcagttattctttttccccaatcaaGTGAGAGATTTTAAtgaacttggtttttgtctttgctgaggttGCCGGGATTGAGTAGAAGCTGAATGTAAAccctttccattattacaatttcatgattcttacaataaccacatttgacattaaaaaataaagcaaaaaattcaaattcgcaaaagtttaaaaaaataatatttataatatattttgaataatatgtattcttcaaccttttccgaccaatttaatttttgtattgtttaaccctttaacgacgagacactttttacggaccgaaaatcaacaataaaaatgaaactgctaaccataatcaatgataagtcttaaatctaaccttgaaaagtccaaaagaGTGATTCAGCACTGAGataaaaaagggggtgcgattaactttttttccatataactttaacattttttaggtgtataaatatatatcaacattttttaatgttagttttacacctttttaagtgtaaaattaacatgaaaaagggtaatttcaacccataatacacctaaaaagtataatatttacacctatttcggatcaatactgcagggtaaaattaacatttccggaatgttattttaattttttcggatttctctcagtaagtGTACTtcttgcctctatgaacgatagggacaaaaataacccaaaaattgaagtaatttttctgacaataccagtgaataataatttttgctctaatgaaaaatattacgtatgagtattgtagtttcattcagaattttgcttaaaaaaatgaaagtataaaaaataaataaaatcaattatgaatgagaataaaaaaattgtaatttttgagcttaaatatttactgcataGCAAGTAGCtaggagacttgcaaaaattattctagattcctttaaccttctactttgcaattacgtacaaacattagaaaaaataacttgaggtagtcaggaaaaattattttctttatgggacaccggtgttccaatcgtccttaaagggctgATCAGTATTTAGGATTTAGGCAACTAATGAGTAAGTTTCCAAGgcaaaagtgatttttaaaacctttaatAAACGTATGTTGGATGAAAGGAACCTTCCAGAAACATGGAAGGCGCAAAAAGGAATTCCCTGTTTGCAATGACAGACCCCTCGAAGATCCTCCACGAAAACAATGAATTCATGTGGATCTCTGGGACAAAGATTTCGTGTATTTGGATGCCCTACTTACTTCTCGACAATTTCTCTGATGACATCCAGGGTCTCCCGGATGAGACGATCCACAGTTTCTGAGAGAGAATGTTTGTGGCAGGTCCTTCCATCGACGGCAACATCGCTGGTGTCCACGGACTCTTCGTGTGCCTCACTGTTTTTATCCTTGCACAGGCATACGCCCATCTCTCGTGGCCACCGCACTCGGTGTTTCTCTTGGAAAATGTGGGGCTTTCACGGCACAAAAACACGCGAGAATTGGGAGCAactttttcacacttttttcgACATCAAACCCCCACGACACATTGTTGCCCAAATTGGGGCTCTCTTGGGGCACTGACTTGGGGTTTTTTGATGTGTCCGGACAGCTGGGACGTTGGATGACCTATCATGGGTATCTGGAGGAATTTTTCTCAAGGTTTTCCGGaggaattttcactttttttgctggccacttgaaaaattttcgcgATGAGAATTGACAGTTGAATTGTCACTAAATTCACCACTTTTCCCCTTCGTGAATTTCACCACACAGTCTTCTTCTTATTATTTGTCAGTCGAACAGTGTGCGCATCCCCACCACAGTCACCCAAGAAAAAAAACGATGTGGATGTGAAAAAAGTTTCTCTGGCCTGTTTTGTGATtgaaaaatgcatgaaaatgtgatgaaaattgtgtaaaattagtgttaaaatgtgaaaaagtgtcccaataGTGAATTCCTGCTGAAGGATATCCAGAAAAAGTGGTTAATCATTCCAAAAAATAGGATTATTTCTCACTCTGCAGCTCCCAAAAAAAGTAAGTCGCGGGGATCGAATGATATGGAggaaaaatgcacaaaaaactcattaaatatttacaattttctgcaaattttcccCGCATTGGACAACTGGGGGGCTCTTCCGGGTATTTGGGTGGAAATTTCAACTTCCTCTTGGTGCTTCGGGGGTGAAAAATCGATTGGAAATGCGTGAGAATTTTCACACGAGCCCCCCACAAACAAGTGGAGACATCTTTCTTTTTCAACCCTGAAATATTCGTGTGTTTCTTTTTTGCAAAGTGTTTTTTTCATTGCTCTTTTTCTGGCTTTTCTTCcgcaatttcttatcaatttccTCTGTAAATCCCCTCATGAGAGTCTCTAAAATGAAAACAGACAACTCTTGATGGGGCTTATCGCAAAACAGTTGAGATATTGAGTGACGAAAGCACGCACTCCCCATATTCGAAGAGTGAAAACAAACAAAGCACAACtcgagaaaaaattaatttattcagcATTTTTATTAGTTGACACCCACAGAAAAATCACAAGAAATGCCTCATGAAGTGCCAAAGCAGCAATAAATCtcacaatttaattgaaatgatTGAAATAGTACAGAGAAAATCGAGAGAGAAAATGTGATTGTCAGAGGACATCTCCCGTTGCGTGCAGATCGATAAAACCCCATCCCCAAGGGCTTTCCAGGAAGAAAATCCTCCTCATGGGGTGGAAAATTCAATGCTAAGGGCTGTAGGAGTcaaagaaaatgtttaattgaataaaaatgagCTAGATTGAGCTAAAGGGGAGGGCGTGAAATTAGGAAGAAGAAAGTtagaaaattgatttgataGAAAATCACGAGAAAAATcaatggaaaataattttttccagcCTTTTTGGGGCTTGTATGGGATGAGGAAGAGTCCACGTGTCTAATTGAATTACGGGCTGAGGGAAATTCAGGGGAAATGCACGGATTTGGGATTGgtaaatattgtgaaaattgaGACGAGTTTTCGTATTTACACAAGAAAATGATTGGTTAAGGCAGAGCACTATTCCACCCATGATTCACAATTTTAACCACTAATTCTTGAA encodes the following:
- the LOC129806875 gene encoding RING finger and SPRY domain-containing protein 1-like; translation: MGVCLCKDKNSEAHEESVDTSDVAVDGRTCHKHSLSETVDRLIRETLDVIREIVENEPEPPASMMQLHDITERPSGWLQLVKSLINVVPLEHPMGPNVILLLLDDSPLPTKESMLQTAEMIPQFSHGKTFARRNRNFCVILGCLADRLAGPNSVSILSDNILKYLLGNLEEGTNPDVMLFSLIALEKLAQTSENKATIKHSLKLLGNNPLMMLEKHVNSTDFLMRQVGFCARWCLDNYFTLDTRLYSYETVDLAQVNVMLNTKDVSEYLKISPDGLEARCDAYSFESVRCTFQVHAGCWYYEVTIITPGVMQIGWATKESKFLSREGYGIGDDPRSMAFDGCRQLIWYNAQSIPHEFPRWKAGSILGCLLDLDNQEIVFSLDGVESKVFKQVFRSVKEGFFAAASFMSFQQCRFNFGATPFRYPPKRRSGVKNFNDFAQLSPHDKIVLPRHIFLDQLRRLSVKEDSCSLCVDEKATMQIEPCKHRGFCSKCVTQLRYCPMCRGEILDTIQETSSEGA